One window from the genome of Alnus glutinosa chromosome 13, dhAlnGlut1.1, whole genome shotgun sequence encodes:
- the LOC133854657 gene encoding mechanosensitive ion channel protein 10-like: MHQQEMERAKPDQVVLILDQQNPRAPPSMAAEFKDQTSTDVQKTPQNPARTKTLRRLSFSKPKSRLAEFNHPPLYKTIPESVADINEPLLMDDDEWDDDEEVDDDDDDDDDDDGETTRPRRSQKKKRKVQWRLLAEWVLFIIIMTCLISSLTIASLKDMSMWGLAVWNWCLMVMVTFSGRLVSGWVIGFIVFLIERNFMLREKVLYFVYGLRKSIQNCVWLGLVLLAWTLMFKAKVRKDNKILEKVFQALVSVLVGSTIWLVKIILVKMMASSFHVATYFDRMKESVFHHYILETLSGPPLMDEYRPHEDQQNRRHNLHQSKSMPEKWKEGSKFKLKKLGSRKIDMEELRKLSMQKKISTWSVKSLISYVRSTRLSTISHTVDGFGKAESEINSEWEARSCAGKIFKNVAKPGAKYIEEDDLMRFLMRVEIHAIFPLFEGALETGKISKPSFRNWVVRAYFERKALAHSLNDTKTAVQQLHKLASSIVIVIIFVVFLLVMELANSKVILFVITQLVLLGFAFQNTCKTIVESIIFVFIMHPFDIGDRCVIEDVQMIVEEMNILTTVFLRYDNEKIYYPNSVLLTKPISNFYRSPEMCDAIDFSIDASTSMEVIVSFKKAIQAYIESKPNYWNPKHSVIVKEIENVNKLKMCLAVQHTINHQNYGERNSRMTELMLELKKMFETLHIKYRLLPQEVHLNSQQN; this comes from the exons ATGCATCAACAAGAGATGGAAAGAGCAAAGCCCGATCAGGTTGTTCTCATCCTGGACCAACAAAATCCTAGAGCTCCTCCATCCATGGCTGCCGAGTTCAAGGACCAGACTTCCACAGATGTTCAAAAGACTCCTCAAAATCCTGCAAGAACCAAAACCCTACGCCGTCTCAGTTTCTCTAAACCTAAATCTCGATTGGCAGAGTTCAATCACCCACCTCTATACAAGACGATCCCCGAATCCGTCGCCGACATTAATGAACCCCTTCTGATGGACGACGACGAGTgggatgatgatgaagaagttgatgacGATGACGATGACGATGACGACGACGACGGAGAAACAACAAGACCGAGAAGGTCTCAAAAGAAGAAGCGAAAAGTCCAGTGGAGGCTCTTGGCGGAATGGGTATTATTCATCATCATAATGACATGCTTAATCTCTTCCCTCACCATAGCATCCTTAAAAGACATGAGTATGTGGGGTTTGGCGGTCTGGAATTGGTGCTTAATGGTGATGGTCACGTTCAGCGGCCGGCTGGTTTCCGGTTGGGTGATAGGGTTCATAGTCTTCTTAATCGAAAGAAACTTCATGCTTAGAGAGAAAGTTTTGTACTTCGTCTACGGGCTGAGAAAGAGCATCCAAAACTGCGTTTGGTTGGGTCTTGTTTTGCTTGCATGGACCTTAATGTTCAAAGCCAAAGTCCGCAAGGATAACAAAATACTCGAGAAAGTTTTCCAGGCACTGGTTTCTGTACTCGTCGGTTCAACAATTTGGCTTGTCAAGATCATCCTTGTGAAGATGATGGCCTCATCATTCCACGTCGCAACCTACTTCGATCGGATGAAAGAAAGTGTTTTTCACCATTACATACTGGAGACACTGTCGGGTCCGCCATTGATGGACGAATATCGACCTCATGAAGATCAGCAGAACCGCCGCCATAATCTGCACCAATCCAAGTCCATGCCAGAGAAGTGGAAAGAAG GTAGTAAATTCAAGTTGAAGAAGTTGGGGTCTAGGAAAATTGAcatggaagagctgaggaagcTGAGCATGCAGAAGAAGATCTCGACATGGAGCGTGAAGAGCCTAATAAGCTACGTGAGGTCGACCAGACTGTCTACAATTTCACACACGGTTGATGGTTTTGGCAAGGCGGAGTCGGAGATTAACAGCGAGTGGGAGGCAAGGAGCTGCGCCGGGAAGATTTTCAAGAACGTTGCCAAACCGGGTGCCAA GTATATTGAAGAGGATGATCTGATGAGATTTCTGATGAGGGTTGAGATTCATGCCATTTTTCCACTCTTTGAAGGAGCGCTTGAGACCGGAAAGATTTCCAAGCCTTCATTCAGAAATTGGGTG GTTCGAGCATATTTTGAACGAAAAGCTCTGGCACATTCATTGAATGATACCAAGACAGCAGTCCAGCAGCTTCACAAGTTAGCAAGTTCAATCGTGATTGTGATCATATTTGTGGTTTTCCTCTTGGTGATGGAGTTGGCAAACAGCAAAGTAATCTTGTTTGTTATTACCCAGCTTGTTCTTCTGGGTTTCGCATTTCAGAACACTTGCAAGACGATTGTCGAGTCCATCATCTTCGTCTTCATCATGCATCCTTTTGACATTGGCGACCGTTGCGTCATCGAAGATGTTCAG ATGATTGTGGAAGAGATGAACATTCTGACGACCGTTTTCCTTCGATACGACAATGAGAAAATCTACTACCCTAACTCGGTTTTGCTTACGAAGCCGATAAGCAATTTTTACAGAAGCCCAGAGATGTGTGACGCGATAGATTTTAGCATCGATGCATCGACATCAATGGAAGTTATCGTGTCTTTTAAGAAGGCGATACAAGC ATACATTGAGAGCAAGCCGAATTACTGGAACCCAAAACACTCGGTGATAGTGAAAGAAATAGAGAATGTGAACAAGTTGAAGATGTGTTTGGCTGTTCAACACACAATCAACCATCAGAACTATGGCGAGCGAAACAGTCGGATGACGGAGCTTATGTTGGAGTTGAAGAAGATGTTTGAGACGCTTCATATTAAGTATcgtcttcttcctcaggagGTCCATCTCAACTCTCAACAAAATTGA